The Symphalangus syndactylus isolate Jambi chromosome 16, NHGRI_mSymSyn1-v2.1_pri, whole genome shotgun sequence genome has a window encoding:
- the LETM1 gene encoding mitochondrial proton/calcium exchanger protein isoform X2 — MASILLRNCRGRAPARLPPPPRVTVPRGSPGDPAHLSCANTLGLRSCLNVPFGCCTPIHPVYPSSRGDHLGCWTLRPECLRTVSRAPWTSTSVGFVAVGPRCLPVRGWHSSRPVGDDSVVEKSLKSLKDKNKKLEEGGPVYSPPAEVVVKKSLGQRVLDELKHYYHGFRLLWIDTKIAARMLWRILNGHTLTRRERRQFLRICADLFRLVPFLVFVVVPFMEFLLPVAVKLFPNMLPSTFETQSLKEERLKKELRVKLELAKFLQDTIEEMALKNKAAKGSATKDFSVFFQKIRETGERPSNEEIMRFSKLFEDELTLDNLTRPQLVALCKLLELQSIGTNNFLRFQLTMRLRSIKADDKLIAEEGVDSLNVKELQAACRARGMRALGVTEDRLRGQLKQWLDLHLHQEIPTSLLILSRAMYLPDTLSPADQLKSTLQTLPDIVAKEAQVKAAEVEGEQVDNKAKLEATLQEEAAIQQEHREKELQKRSEAAKDVEPERVVAAPQRPGTEPQPEMPDTVLQSETLKDTAPVLEGLKEEEITKEEIDILSDACSKLQEQKKSLTKEKEELELLKEDVQDYSEDLQEIKKELSKTGEEKYVEESKASKRLTKRVQQMIGQIDGLISQLEMDQQAGKLAPANGMPTGENVISVAELINAMKQVKHIPESKLTSLAAALDENKDGKVNIDDLVKVIELVDKEDVHISTSQVAEIVATLEKEEKVEEKEKAKEKAEKEVAEVKS, encoded by the exons ATGGCGTCCATCTTACTGAGGAACTGCCGCGGCCGGGCGCCCGCCCGCCTCCCGCCGCCGCCTCGGGTCACCGTCCCGCGGG GTAGTCCAGGGGATCCTGCTCATCTCAGCTGTGCCAACACCCTGGGGTTGAGGAGCTGCCT GAATGTTCCATTTGGCTGCTGCACTCCCATCCACCCTGTGTACCCGTCCTCCAGAGGCGATCACCTCGGCTGTTGGACTCTGAGGCCCGAGTGCCTTCGCACGGTGTCAAGAGCGCCATGGACCTCTACCTCTGTGGGTTTTGTGGCTGTGGGACCTCGGTGCCTTCCTGTGCGTGGCTGGCACTCTTCACGCCCTGTTGGTGATGACTCAGTAGTAGAGAAGTCCCTCAAGTCCTTGAAGGACAAGAACAAGAAGCTGGAGGAAGGCGGCCCAGTGTACAGCCCCCCCGCAGAGGTGGTGGTGAAGAAGTCTCTGGGGCAGAGGGTGCTGGACGAGCTGAAGCACTACTACCATGGCTTCCGCCTGCTATGGATCGACACCAAGATCGCGGCACGCATGCTCTGGCGCATCCTCAACGGCCACACCCTGACCCGCCGGGAGCGCAGGCAG TTTCTCCGGATCTGCGCTGACCTCTTCCGCCTGGTGCCGTTCCTTGTGTTCGTGGTGGTGCCGTTCATGGAGTTTCTGCTGCCTGTTGCTGTGAAACTCTTCCCCAACATGTTGCCATCCACATTTGAGACTCAGTCACTCAAG GAggagaggctgaagaaggagctTCGGGTCAAGCTGGAGCTGGCCAAGTTCCTCCAGGACACCATTGAGGAGATGGCCTTGAAGAACAAGGCAGCCAAGGGCAGCGCCACCAAAGACTTCTCTGTGTTTTTCCAGAAG ATCCGGGAGACAGGGGAGAGGCCCAGCAATGAGGAAATCATGcgtttttccaaattatttgagGACGAGCTGACCCTGGACAACCTGACACGGCCACAGCTGGTGGCCCTGTGCAAGCTGCTGGAGCTACAGTCCATCGGCACCAACAACTTCCTGCGCTTCCAGCTTACCATGCGGCTGCGCTCCATAAAGGCAGACGACAAG CTGATTGCTGAGGAAGGGGTGGACAGCCTGAATGTCAAGGAGCTGCAGGCAGCGTGTCGGGCACGAGGCATGCGCGCCCTGGGCGTCACGGAAGACCGCCTGAGGGGTCAGCTGAAGCAG TGGCTGGACCTGCATCTGCATCAGGAGATCCCCACATCGCTGCTCATCCTGTCCCGGGCCATGTACCTCCCGGACACACTCTCTCCAGCCGACCAGCTCAAGTCCACACTGCAGACCCTCCCAGACATTGTT GCAAAGGAAGCGCAGGTGAAAGCGGCCGAGGTGGAGGGTGAGCAGGTGGACAACAAGGCCAAACTGGAGGCCACGCTGCAGGAGGAGGCGGCCATCCAGCAGGAGCACCGTGAGAAGGAGCTGCAGAAGCGCTCGGAGGCGGCG AAGGATGTTGAGCCCGAACGTGTGGTAGCTGCTCCCCAAAGGCCAGGGACCGAGCCACAGCCAGAAATGCCTGACACAGTCCTGCAGTCAGAGACCTTGAAGGACACTGCCCCTGTGCTGGAGGGCTTGAAG GAGGAAGAGATCACTAAGGAGGAAATCGACATCCTCAGTGATGCCTGCTCTAAGCTGCAGGAACAGAAGAAGTCGCTCACCaaggagaaggaggagctggAGCTGCTGAAGGAGGACGTGCAGGACTACAGCGAG gaCTTGCAGGAGATCAAGAAGGAACTTTCAAAGACTGGTGAAGAAAAATACGTGGAAGAATCTAAAGCCAGCAAGAGATTGACAAAAAGGGTGCAGCAGATGATCGGACAGATCGACGGCTTGATCTCGCAGCTGGAGATGGACCAGCAGGCTGGCAAGCTGGCCCCGGCCAATGGCATGCCCACGGG GGAGAACGTCATCAGTGTCGCTGAGCTCATCAACGCCATGAAGCAAGTCAAGCACATTCCCGAAAGCAAGCTCACCAGCCTGGCCGCAGCACTGGATGAAAACAAGGATGGCAAGGTCAACATCGACGACCTCGTCAAG GTGATTGAGCTGGTGGACAAAGAAGATGTTCACATCTCCACCAGCCAGGTGGCCGAGATTGTAGCAACACTGGAAAAAGAGGAGAaggtggaggagaaggagaaggccaAAGAGAAGGCGGAGAAGGAGGTCGCAGAGGTGAAGAGCTAG
- the LETM1 gene encoding mitochondrial proton/calcium exchanger protein isoform X6 codes for MLWRILNGHTLTRRERRQFLRICADLFRLVPFLVFVVVPFMEFLLPVAVKLFPNMLPSTFETQSLKEERLKKELRVKLELAKFLQDTIEEMALKNKAAKGSATKDFSVFFQKIRETGERPSNEEIMRFSKLFEDELTLDNLTRPQLVALCKLLELQSIGTNNFLRFQLTMRLRSIKADDKLIAEEGVDSLNVKELQAACRARGMRALGVTEDRLRGQLKQWLDLHLHQEIPTSLLILSRAMYLPDTLSPADQLKSTLQTLPDIVAKEAQVKAAEVEGEQVDNKAKLEATLQEEAAIQQEHREKELQKRSEAAKDVEPERVVAAPQRPGTEPQPEMPDTVLQSETLKDTAPVLEGLKEEEITKEEIDILSDACSKLQEQKKSLTKEKEELELLKEDVQDYSEDLQEIKKELSKTGEEKYVEESKASKRLTKRVQQMIGQIDGLISQLEMDQQAGKLAPANGMPTGENVISVAELINAMKQVKHIPESKLTSLAAALDENKDGKVNIDDLVKVIELVDKEDVHISTSQVAEIVATLEKEEKVEEKEKAKEKAEKEVAEVKS; via the exons ATGCTCTGGCGCATCCTCAACGGCCACACCCTGACCCGCCGGGAGCGCAGGCAG TTTCTCCGGATCTGCGCTGACCTCTTCCGCCTGGTGCCGTTCCTTGTGTTCGTGGTGGTGCCGTTCATGGAGTTTCTGCTGCCTGTTGCTGTGAAACTCTTCCCCAACATGTTGCCATCCACATTTGAGACTCAGTCACTCAAG GAggagaggctgaagaaggagctTCGGGTCAAGCTGGAGCTGGCCAAGTTCCTCCAGGACACCATTGAGGAGATGGCCTTGAAGAACAAGGCAGCCAAGGGCAGCGCCACCAAAGACTTCTCTGTGTTTTTCCAGAAG ATCCGGGAGACAGGGGAGAGGCCCAGCAATGAGGAAATCATGcgtttttccaaattatttgagGACGAGCTGACCCTGGACAACCTGACACGGCCACAGCTGGTGGCCCTGTGCAAGCTGCTGGAGCTACAGTCCATCGGCACCAACAACTTCCTGCGCTTCCAGCTTACCATGCGGCTGCGCTCCATAAAGGCAGACGACAAG CTGATTGCTGAGGAAGGGGTGGACAGCCTGAATGTCAAGGAGCTGCAGGCAGCGTGTCGGGCACGAGGCATGCGCGCCCTGGGCGTCACGGAAGACCGCCTGAGGGGTCAGCTGAAGCAG TGGCTGGACCTGCATCTGCATCAGGAGATCCCCACATCGCTGCTCATCCTGTCCCGGGCCATGTACCTCCCGGACACACTCTCTCCAGCCGACCAGCTCAAGTCCACACTGCAGACCCTCCCAGACATTGTT GCAAAGGAAGCGCAGGTGAAAGCGGCCGAGGTGGAGGGTGAGCAGGTGGACAACAAGGCCAAACTGGAGGCCACGCTGCAGGAGGAGGCGGCCATCCAGCAGGAGCACCGTGAGAAGGAGCTGCAGAAGCGCTCGGAGGCGGCG AAGGATGTTGAGCCCGAACGTGTGGTAGCTGCTCCCCAAAGGCCAGGGACCGAGCCACAGCCAGAAATGCCTGACACAGTCCTGCAGTCAGAGACCTTGAAGGACACTGCCCCTGTGCTGGAGGGCTTGAAG GAGGAAGAGATCACTAAGGAGGAAATCGACATCCTCAGTGATGCCTGCTCTAAGCTGCAGGAACAGAAGAAGTCGCTCACCaaggagaaggaggagctggAGCTGCTGAAGGAGGACGTGCAGGACTACAGCGAG gaCTTGCAGGAGATCAAGAAGGAACTTTCAAAGACTGGTGAAGAAAAATACGTGGAAGAATCTAAAGCCAGCAAGAGATTGACAAAAAGGGTGCAGCAGATGATCGGACAGATCGACGGCTTGATCTCGCAGCTGGAGATGGACCAGCAGGCTGGCAAGCTGGCCCCGGCCAATGGCATGCCCACGGG GGAGAACGTCATCAGTGTCGCTGAGCTCATCAACGCCATGAAGCAAGTCAAGCACATTCCCGAAAGCAAGCTCACCAGCCTGGCCGCAGCACTGGATGAAAACAAGGATGGCAAGGTCAACATCGACGACCTCGTCAAG GTGATTGAGCTGGTGGACAAAGAAGATGTTCACATCTCCACCAGCCAGGTGGCCGAGATTGTAGCAACACTGGAAAAAGAGGAGAaggtggaggagaaggagaaggccaAAGAGAAGGCGGAGAAGGAGGTCGCAGAGGTGAAGAGCTAG
- the LETM1 gene encoding mitochondrial proton/calcium exchanger protein isoform X4, with product MASILLRNCRGRAPARLPPPPRVTVPRGSPGDPAHLSCANTLGLRSCLNVPFGCCTPIHPVYPSSRGDHLGCWTLRPECLRTVSRAPWTSTSVGFVAVGPRCLPVRGWHSSRPVGDDSVVEKSLKSLKDKNKKLEEGGPVYSPPAEVVVKKSLGQRVLDELKHYYHGFRLLWIDTKIAARMLWRILNGHTLTRRERRQFLRICADLFRLVPFLVFVVVPFMEFLLPVAVKLFPNMLPSTFETQSLKIRETGERPSNEEIMRFSKLFEDELTLDNLTRPQLVALCKLLELQSIGTNNFLRFQLTMRLRSIKADDKLIAEEGVDSLNVKELQAACRARGMRALGVTEDRLRGQLKQWLDLHLHQEIPTSLLILSRAMYLPDTLSPADQLKSTLQTLPDIVAKEAQVKAAEVEGEQVDNKAKLEATLQEEAAIQQEHREKELQKRSEAAKDVEPERVVAAPQRPGTEPQPEMPDTVLQSETLKDTAPVLEGLKEEEITKEEIDILSDACSKLQEQKKSLTKEKEELELLKEDVQDYSEDLQEIKKELSKTGEEKYVEESKASKRLTKRVQQMIGQIDGLISQLEMDQQAGKLAPANGMPTGENVISVAELINAMKQVKHIPESKLTSLAAALDENKDGKVNIDDLVKVIELVDKEDVHISTSQVAEIVATLEKEEKVEEKEKAKEKAEKEVAEVKS from the exons ATGGCGTCCATCTTACTGAGGAACTGCCGCGGCCGGGCGCCCGCCCGCCTCCCGCCGCCGCCTCGGGTCACCGTCCCGCGGG GTAGTCCAGGGGATCCTGCTCATCTCAGCTGTGCCAACACCCTGGGGTTGAGGAGCTGCCT GAATGTTCCATTTGGCTGCTGCACTCCCATCCACCCTGTGTACCCGTCCTCCAGAGGCGATCACCTCGGCTGTTGGACTCTGAGGCCCGAGTGCCTTCGCACGGTGTCAAGAGCGCCATGGACCTCTACCTCTGTGGGTTTTGTGGCTGTGGGACCTCGGTGCCTTCCTGTGCGTGGCTGGCACTCTTCACGCCCTGTTGGTGATGACTCAGTAGTAGAGAAGTCCCTCAAGTCCTTGAAGGACAAGAACAAGAAGCTGGAGGAAGGCGGCCCAGTGTACAGCCCCCCCGCAGAGGTGGTGGTGAAGAAGTCTCTGGGGCAGAGGGTGCTGGACGAGCTGAAGCACTACTACCATGGCTTCCGCCTGCTATGGATCGACACCAAGATCGCGGCACGCATGCTCTGGCGCATCCTCAACGGCCACACCCTGACCCGCCGGGAGCGCAGGCAG TTTCTCCGGATCTGCGCTGACCTCTTCCGCCTGGTGCCGTTCCTTGTGTTCGTGGTGGTGCCGTTCATGGAGTTTCTGCTGCCTGTTGCTGTGAAACTCTTCCCCAACATGTTGCCATCCACATTTGAGACTCAGTCACTCAAG ATCCGGGAGACAGGGGAGAGGCCCAGCAATGAGGAAATCATGcgtttttccaaattatttgagGACGAGCTGACCCTGGACAACCTGACACGGCCACAGCTGGTGGCCCTGTGCAAGCTGCTGGAGCTACAGTCCATCGGCACCAACAACTTCCTGCGCTTCCAGCTTACCATGCGGCTGCGCTCCATAAAGGCAGACGACAAG CTGATTGCTGAGGAAGGGGTGGACAGCCTGAATGTCAAGGAGCTGCAGGCAGCGTGTCGGGCACGAGGCATGCGCGCCCTGGGCGTCACGGAAGACCGCCTGAGGGGTCAGCTGAAGCAG TGGCTGGACCTGCATCTGCATCAGGAGATCCCCACATCGCTGCTCATCCTGTCCCGGGCCATGTACCTCCCGGACACACTCTCTCCAGCCGACCAGCTCAAGTCCACACTGCAGACCCTCCCAGACATTGTT GCAAAGGAAGCGCAGGTGAAAGCGGCCGAGGTGGAGGGTGAGCAGGTGGACAACAAGGCCAAACTGGAGGCCACGCTGCAGGAGGAGGCGGCCATCCAGCAGGAGCACCGTGAGAAGGAGCTGCAGAAGCGCTCGGAGGCGGCG AAGGATGTTGAGCCCGAACGTGTGGTAGCTGCTCCCCAAAGGCCAGGGACCGAGCCACAGCCAGAAATGCCTGACACAGTCCTGCAGTCAGAGACCTTGAAGGACACTGCCCCTGTGCTGGAGGGCTTGAAG GAGGAAGAGATCACTAAGGAGGAAATCGACATCCTCAGTGATGCCTGCTCTAAGCTGCAGGAACAGAAGAAGTCGCTCACCaaggagaaggaggagctggAGCTGCTGAAGGAGGACGTGCAGGACTACAGCGAG gaCTTGCAGGAGATCAAGAAGGAACTTTCAAAGACTGGTGAAGAAAAATACGTGGAAGAATCTAAAGCCAGCAAGAGATTGACAAAAAGGGTGCAGCAGATGATCGGACAGATCGACGGCTTGATCTCGCAGCTGGAGATGGACCAGCAGGCTGGCAAGCTGGCCCCGGCCAATGGCATGCCCACGGG GGAGAACGTCATCAGTGTCGCTGAGCTCATCAACGCCATGAAGCAAGTCAAGCACATTCCCGAAAGCAAGCTCACCAGCCTGGCCGCAGCACTGGATGAAAACAAGGATGGCAAGGTCAACATCGACGACCTCGTCAAG GTGATTGAGCTGGTGGACAAAGAAGATGTTCACATCTCCACCAGCCAGGTGGCCGAGATTGTAGCAACACTGGAAAAAGAGGAGAaggtggaggagaaggagaaggccaAAGAGAAGGCGGAGAAGGAGGTCGCAGAGGTGAAGAGCTAG
- the LETM1 gene encoding mitochondrial proton/calcium exchanger protein isoform X3, producing the protein MASILLRNCRGRAPARLPPPPRVTVPRGSPGDPAHLSCANTLGLRSCLNVPFGCCTPIHPVYPSSRGDHLGCWTLRPECLRTVSRAPWTSTSVGFVAVGPRCLPVRGWHSSRPVGDDSVVEKSLKSLKDKNKKLEEGGPVYSPPAEVVVKKSLGQRVLDELKHYYHGFRLLWIDTKIAARMLWRILNGHTLTRRERRQFLRICADLFRLVPFLVFVVVPFMEFLLPVAVKLFPNMLPSTFETQSLKEERLKKELRVKLELAKFLQDTIEEMALKNKAAKGSATKDFSVFFQKIRETGERPSNEEIMRFSKLFEDELTLDNLTRPQLVALCKLLELQSIGTNNFLRFQLTMRLRSIKADDKLIAEEGVDSLNVKELQAACRARGMRALGVTEDRLRGQLKQWLDLHLHQEIPTSLLILSRAMYLPDTLSPADQLKSTLQTLPDIVAKEAQVKAAEVEGEQVDNKAKLEATLQEEAAIQQEHREKELQKRSEAADVEPERVVAAPQRPGTEPQPEMPDTVLQSETLKDTAPVLEGLKEEEITKEEIDILSDACSKLQEQKKSLTKEKEELELLKEDVQDYSEDLQEIKKELSKTGEEKYVEESKASKRLTKRVQQMIGQIDGLISQLEMDQQAGKLAPANGMPTGENVISVAELINAMKQVKHIPESKLTSLAAALDENKDGKVNIDDLVKVIELVDKEDVHISTSQVAEIVATLEKEEKVEEKEKAKEKAEKEVAEVKS; encoded by the exons ATGGCGTCCATCTTACTGAGGAACTGCCGCGGCCGGGCGCCCGCCCGCCTCCCGCCGCCGCCTCGGGTCACCGTCCCGCGGG GTAGTCCAGGGGATCCTGCTCATCTCAGCTGTGCCAACACCCTGGGGTTGAGGAGCTGCCT GAATGTTCCATTTGGCTGCTGCACTCCCATCCACCCTGTGTACCCGTCCTCCAGAGGCGATCACCTCGGCTGTTGGACTCTGAGGCCCGAGTGCCTTCGCACGGTGTCAAGAGCGCCATGGACCTCTACCTCTGTGGGTTTTGTGGCTGTGGGACCTCGGTGCCTTCCTGTGCGTGGCTGGCACTCTTCACGCCCTGTTGGTGATGACTCAGTAGTAGAGAAGTCCCTCAAGTCCTTGAAGGACAAGAACAAGAAGCTGGAGGAAGGCGGCCCAGTGTACAGCCCCCCCGCAGAGGTGGTGGTGAAGAAGTCTCTGGGGCAGAGGGTGCTGGACGAGCTGAAGCACTACTACCATGGCTTCCGCCTGCTATGGATCGACACCAAGATCGCGGCACGCATGCTCTGGCGCATCCTCAACGGCCACACCCTGACCCGCCGGGAGCGCAGGCAG TTTCTCCGGATCTGCGCTGACCTCTTCCGCCTGGTGCCGTTCCTTGTGTTCGTGGTGGTGCCGTTCATGGAGTTTCTGCTGCCTGTTGCTGTGAAACTCTTCCCCAACATGTTGCCATCCACATTTGAGACTCAGTCACTCAAG GAggagaggctgaagaaggagctTCGGGTCAAGCTGGAGCTGGCCAAGTTCCTCCAGGACACCATTGAGGAGATGGCCTTGAAGAACAAGGCAGCCAAGGGCAGCGCCACCAAAGACTTCTCTGTGTTTTTCCAGAAG ATCCGGGAGACAGGGGAGAGGCCCAGCAATGAGGAAATCATGcgtttttccaaattatttgagGACGAGCTGACCCTGGACAACCTGACACGGCCACAGCTGGTGGCCCTGTGCAAGCTGCTGGAGCTACAGTCCATCGGCACCAACAACTTCCTGCGCTTCCAGCTTACCATGCGGCTGCGCTCCATAAAGGCAGACGACAAG CTGATTGCTGAGGAAGGGGTGGACAGCCTGAATGTCAAGGAGCTGCAGGCAGCGTGTCGGGCACGAGGCATGCGCGCCCTGGGCGTCACGGAAGACCGCCTGAGGGGTCAGCTGAAGCAG TGGCTGGACCTGCATCTGCATCAGGAGATCCCCACATCGCTGCTCATCCTGTCCCGGGCCATGTACCTCCCGGACACACTCTCTCCAGCCGACCAGCTCAAGTCCACACTGCAGACCCTCCCAGACATTGTT GCAAAGGAAGCGCAGGTGAAAGCGGCCGAGGTGGAGGGTGAGCAGGTGGACAACAAGGCCAAACTGGAGGCCACGCTGCAGGAGGAGGCGGCCATCCAGCAGGAGCACCGTGAGAAGGAGCTGCAGAAGCGCTCGGAGGCGGCG GATGTTGAGCCCGAACGTGTGGTAGCTGCTCCCCAAAGGCCAGGGACCGAGCCACAGCCAGAAATGCCTGACACAGTCCTGCAGTCAGAGACCTTGAAGGACACTGCCCCTGTGCTGGAGGGCTTGAAG GAGGAAGAGATCACTAAGGAGGAAATCGACATCCTCAGTGATGCCTGCTCTAAGCTGCAGGAACAGAAGAAGTCGCTCACCaaggagaaggaggagctggAGCTGCTGAAGGAGGACGTGCAGGACTACAGCGAG gaCTTGCAGGAGATCAAGAAGGAACTTTCAAAGACTGGTGAAGAAAAATACGTGGAAGAATCTAAAGCCAGCAAGAGATTGACAAAAAGGGTGCAGCAGATGATCGGACAGATCGACGGCTTGATCTCGCAGCTGGAGATGGACCAGCAGGCTGGCAAGCTGGCCCCGGCCAATGGCATGCCCACGGG GGAGAACGTCATCAGTGTCGCTGAGCTCATCAACGCCATGAAGCAAGTCAAGCACATTCCCGAAAGCAAGCTCACCAGCCTGGCCGCAGCACTGGATGAAAACAAGGATGGCAAGGTCAACATCGACGACCTCGTCAAG GTGATTGAGCTGGTGGACAAAGAAGATGTTCACATCTCCACCAGCCAGGTGGCCGAGATTGTAGCAACACTGGAAAAAGAGGAGAaggtggaggagaaggagaaggccaAAGAGAAGGCGGAGAAGGAGGTCGCAGAGGTGAAGAGCTAG
- the LETM1 gene encoding mitochondrial proton/calcium exchanger protein isoform X5 has protein sequence MASILLRNCRGRAPARLPPPPRVTVPRGSPGDPAHLSCANTLGLRSCLNVPFGCCTPIHPVYPSSRGDHLGCWTLRPECLRTVSRAPWTSTSVGFVAVGPRCLPVRGWHSSRPVGDDSVVEKSLKSLKDKNKKLEEGGPVYSPPAEVVVKKSLGQRVLDELKHYYHGFRLLWIDTKIAARMLWRILNGHTLTRRERRQFLRICADLFRLVPFLVFVVVPFMEFLLPVAVKLFPNMLPSTFETQSLKIRETGERPSNEEIMRFSKLFEDELTLDNLTRPQLVALCKLLELQSIGTNNFLRFQLTMRLRSIKADDKLIAEEGVDSLNVKELQAACRARGMRALGVTEDRLRGQLKQWLDLHLHQEIPTSLLILSRAMYLPDTLSPADQLKSTLQTLPDIVAKEAQVKAAEVEGEQVDNKAKLEATLQEEAAIQQEHREKELQKRSEAADVEPERVVAAPQRPGTEPQPEMPDTVLQSETLKDTAPVLEGLKEEEITKEEIDILSDACSKLQEQKKSLTKEKEELELLKEDVQDYSEDLQEIKKELSKTGEEKYVEESKASKRLTKRVQQMIGQIDGLISQLEMDQQAGKLAPANGMPTGENVISVAELINAMKQVKHIPESKLTSLAAALDENKDGKVNIDDLVKVIELVDKEDVHISTSQVAEIVATLEKEEKVEEKEKAKEKAEKEVAEVKS, from the exons ATGGCGTCCATCTTACTGAGGAACTGCCGCGGCCGGGCGCCCGCCCGCCTCCCGCCGCCGCCTCGGGTCACCGTCCCGCGGG GTAGTCCAGGGGATCCTGCTCATCTCAGCTGTGCCAACACCCTGGGGTTGAGGAGCTGCCT GAATGTTCCATTTGGCTGCTGCACTCCCATCCACCCTGTGTACCCGTCCTCCAGAGGCGATCACCTCGGCTGTTGGACTCTGAGGCCCGAGTGCCTTCGCACGGTGTCAAGAGCGCCATGGACCTCTACCTCTGTGGGTTTTGTGGCTGTGGGACCTCGGTGCCTTCCTGTGCGTGGCTGGCACTCTTCACGCCCTGTTGGTGATGACTCAGTAGTAGAGAAGTCCCTCAAGTCCTTGAAGGACAAGAACAAGAAGCTGGAGGAAGGCGGCCCAGTGTACAGCCCCCCCGCAGAGGTGGTGGTGAAGAAGTCTCTGGGGCAGAGGGTGCTGGACGAGCTGAAGCACTACTACCATGGCTTCCGCCTGCTATGGATCGACACCAAGATCGCGGCACGCATGCTCTGGCGCATCCTCAACGGCCACACCCTGACCCGCCGGGAGCGCAGGCAG TTTCTCCGGATCTGCGCTGACCTCTTCCGCCTGGTGCCGTTCCTTGTGTTCGTGGTGGTGCCGTTCATGGAGTTTCTGCTGCCTGTTGCTGTGAAACTCTTCCCCAACATGTTGCCATCCACATTTGAGACTCAGTCACTCAAG ATCCGGGAGACAGGGGAGAGGCCCAGCAATGAGGAAATCATGcgtttttccaaattatttgagGACGAGCTGACCCTGGACAACCTGACACGGCCACAGCTGGTGGCCCTGTGCAAGCTGCTGGAGCTACAGTCCATCGGCACCAACAACTTCCTGCGCTTCCAGCTTACCATGCGGCTGCGCTCCATAAAGGCAGACGACAAG CTGATTGCTGAGGAAGGGGTGGACAGCCTGAATGTCAAGGAGCTGCAGGCAGCGTGTCGGGCACGAGGCATGCGCGCCCTGGGCGTCACGGAAGACCGCCTGAGGGGTCAGCTGAAGCAG TGGCTGGACCTGCATCTGCATCAGGAGATCCCCACATCGCTGCTCATCCTGTCCCGGGCCATGTACCTCCCGGACACACTCTCTCCAGCCGACCAGCTCAAGTCCACACTGCAGACCCTCCCAGACATTGTT GCAAAGGAAGCGCAGGTGAAAGCGGCCGAGGTGGAGGGTGAGCAGGTGGACAACAAGGCCAAACTGGAGGCCACGCTGCAGGAGGAGGCGGCCATCCAGCAGGAGCACCGTGAGAAGGAGCTGCAGAAGCGCTCGGAGGCGGCG GATGTTGAGCCCGAACGTGTGGTAGCTGCTCCCCAAAGGCCAGGGACCGAGCCACAGCCAGAAATGCCTGACACAGTCCTGCAGTCAGAGACCTTGAAGGACACTGCCCCTGTGCTGGAGGGCTTGAAG GAGGAAGAGATCACTAAGGAGGAAATCGACATCCTCAGTGATGCCTGCTCTAAGCTGCAGGAACAGAAGAAGTCGCTCACCaaggagaaggaggagctggAGCTGCTGAAGGAGGACGTGCAGGACTACAGCGAG gaCTTGCAGGAGATCAAGAAGGAACTTTCAAAGACTGGTGAAGAAAAATACGTGGAAGAATCTAAAGCCAGCAAGAGATTGACAAAAAGGGTGCAGCAGATGATCGGACAGATCGACGGCTTGATCTCGCAGCTGGAGATGGACCAGCAGGCTGGCAAGCTGGCCCCGGCCAATGGCATGCCCACGGG GGAGAACGTCATCAGTGTCGCTGAGCTCATCAACGCCATGAAGCAAGTCAAGCACATTCCCGAAAGCAAGCTCACCAGCCTGGCCGCAGCACTGGATGAAAACAAGGATGGCAAGGTCAACATCGACGACCTCGTCAAG GTGATTGAGCTGGTGGACAAAGAAGATGTTCACATCTCCACCAGCCAGGTGGCCGAGATTGTAGCAACACTGGAAAAAGAGGAGAaggtggaggagaaggagaaggccaAAGAGAAGGCGGAGAAGGAGGTCGCAGAGGTGAAGAGCTAG